Within Limanda limanda chromosome 1, fLimLim1.1, whole genome shotgun sequence, the genomic segment CCTTCAAGCCACCCAAGGTCACTTTCAAGACAAAGATCTACCATCCCAACATTGACGAGAAGGGTCAGGTCTGCCTGCCTATCGTCAGTGTGGAGAACTGGAAACCAGCAACAACAACCATCCAAGGTAAGAGAGGAGGGGATGTACTGTTCACAGCTTATTTCTACTGCCTCCAAGTGGCCAATAATCTGCTATTGCAGGTTTAAAAAGTGGGAAAGTTCACACATAAATTCCTCACTGCTGTTTGTGATaatctgcatttttttccaAAGGTGTGTAAAACTCTCAAATAAGAAAATGGGAACCGTTTATGTGTGTTACcattccttctctcctccagtgaTCGATGATCTCATTGCTCTGGTGAGCGACATACAGCCCGAGCACCCGCTTAGGGCAGACCTGGCAGAGGAATACACTAAAGACCAAGGTAAATTCATGAAGAATGCCGAGGAGTTCACAAAGGAACACAGTGAAAAGCGACCTATGGACTAACGTCACCACACTGACACTCACTGCTGTTGGCctcctttctgtttcctgttgaaaAAGCTCACCCTGATTCTCTGTTCTTATCTCGAAAACCACACAGAGTTGCCCAGATTTGTGTACCTGCATTGTTTTAGCACTCTGCACCACTAATAGAggattgtgttttctgtttcactttgccaagaaagaaagaaaaaagcagtACTTTTGGTGAATGGGCAGGTTCTGGCCTCTAGGTGTCAccttttgatttgtttatgaTTTCTTTCTACTTCTTtctttttagaaaaacaagaaaattgtCAGAGGTGGCATCCTGCAAagttaaatatgtttacagacatgTTTACAGATTTTATAGTTTTGTTTCAGAAGTTAGAACCATGCAGCATCCAATGCTGTTTTTCTATATCTTTTCTCCTTATTTGCTTTTTGGTTCCGTCTGTACTCTGTAAAATCACCTATTGCAGTACATAGAAAAGTTTGTTGATGATTCAGAAACTTGTCAATAAAAAGTTTATGAAATGCAACAACAACCATTTGTCTTTGTATTTTGGGAAAGAAATCCCTTTCGAACTATTATCACTCCTCCTCTGTTGGCCTCCCAGGAAAGTACACACAGTCAGCGAGCATTACATTACTTTTTAAGCAGGTGGGGAAttggatgtttttgttttgttgatataACTACTGGATGTCTGGATACCAGACATAGTTCTTTGGGCACGTCACAGTTTCTTTTGTCTGTTCTGGCATCTTTTGTGATAGAAATAAGACAAACCTTTTGTTTTAGAGCTATTGTTAACACACAGGGTTGATCTTCTGCACTGTTCAATGTCACCTAATCACACTCACTGACAATATTGTCATACTAGGAGCATTCTATAGAAAGTGCTGATTGGTTGTTGGAATTGCAATTGGTTTTCCGTCTGCTGTTAATGTTTCTGTAATCAGCAGTTGAACAGCGCTAATTTAAAAGCTTTCCTCATCAGTAAACACCGGTGGCTGTCGAATGTCAGCGAGTATTACATTACTTTTTAAGCAGGTGGGGAAatggatgtttttgttttgttgatatcAATAAGAGGCTCAAAATGAGGTGTTTCCAAGAAATACAAATGTCTTAACAGCCGAGCCCTGAAAACCCCAAGGTCCAAAACATTAATTTGCTTGATATATTCATTAATATTCATTATATAAATGTACTTGTCTAAACAGGAAAGTCGCGTCTTTCAGCATCCTGCTTATAGAAGTGAGGAGCCAAATATCTTGTGGTTCAAAGTTTCAGGGTTTCatttaaagcagagacaaacacCGCAGCGCTTGAATTTGAAAAGATTGGTGATTGTCgttataattattaaaaaaatatatacatttacttTACTATTGTGTTACTCAGATACAGATTCCATGGCTGTAACCGAGGTGTATTGAAACATTCCACCCAAAACTGTCATGAGCTGCTGCAGTGCTTGGCTTACATTACTACAAGGAGCTTATTTACAAAAGTAGTGACCCACTTTCCTACTTGTCCTCATTCCAAATTTGACAGTGATGTAGAAGACATGTGAACAAGTCCCGGTGGTGTAGCTGTAGCTATAGCtgtaaaagaagaaagaaaaggaagccGTCTGGAAGAATGAAGGAGGATTTGTGAAACAGGGTTAAATAAcacataagaagaagaaaagtaagAAAAGTCCAAAATACAGTGTCGTTTTTTCTATTTATCGTTGATTTTATTGAAAGTCGGGGTTACAGTGAAGACCTTAAAGTGAGGTAGAATTCCCCCTAACAGCAGATCATATCTTAGATAAGGCTACCCTAAAGTTTTGTGGGAGGAGTAAAGAAAGGACCTCCTCTGCAGCAGTGGACGCTGGTCATTCTTAGGTTTCTCCCCTGGCTCAGTGTGGGAGGGAGCACCGAACTGAGCGCTGACCTCCATCTAACATCGGACGCACCGGGAGTCCAGCATCTATTTCCTAAACTGAGCAACGGGAGCTGGGACTTTGATGTCATGGCccttctccagcttcttctcaCACTCAATCAGGTAGTTGACTCCATCGACTAGCATCTGGACGAGCtccacctgcaaacacacacacacacacacacacactcataaagtTCATTCTACAGCAAAACAGTGACTCAGATCAGCTATTTATGAGTCTGATGATGGAAATGAAGTTCCCCGAATAACATGAACACATAAACAGcatgaaaatatatttcttaATGTATCATGACTGATCCTCACCTCAGATTTTCCCAGACGATCGTTGTTGGATATGTCAAAGGTGTCTCCGGTAGCAGCCGTGTCCACCCCGCCTGTGCCTCTCTTCTGCAGCCGGAGGTGGTCGAGGATTTTGGAGAAACGTTGGTCCTGCACAGGGTTTTCAATCATTTGTTACATTGGACAGTAAATTGTAAAAGAAAGATTGAAGAACAAATGCTAATATACCATATACTTAATTATATTTGAATTCTTGGTAAAAGCTTTGGGCTAGAGTTGAGATTGTGTTGATTCTTGACCTCAATTTAATGAGCTTCCTCTGCAGACCACATTTAGAGTCTGGTTTCATttcttcacacaaacagaattaaAAAAGTTGTTGGGgacaattttttatttgatactAATCCACATTTTGTGCAGCAGGACAGTGTCTATGTGGGACTGATTCAAAATAActacagtgtgtctgtgtgtgtgttcatggtgaTGAAGGAACATGTGACCCAGTGTAAcagtgtgtttaaatgtttgatagGAATGAATAAGATATATCAGGCTTTGAGGAACAAACTTTACTTATTAGTAGGAGACATTCATTTAACTTTAGTTTGAATGGAATTTAacatcaataaaacacagaatatcacaaaatgttttaaacattttgcaGAAAAATGGAACTTTAATGCTGCAGACGATAAAATTAACCAGACAGACTATTCTTGTTAACTTGGTTAAAGTTGTGTCTGTGGATGTTCCTACAGAGTTGTGACTGTTACGAAGCGCAACAGCTGCTGAGTCGTCTGAAAGTGTGCATGTATTACCTGGCTGAGTTTTGGCAAGCGTACGTGCACGCCCGCCCTCAGGCCGGTGCCCAGGTTGGAGGGACATGTGAGGATATAGCCCAGATGCTCGTTCCACATGAACTCCCAGCCTCTCTCCTGGATCAGATGCTCCACCTATATGGGATGTGACATGCACAGAGTTGATCAGTCACTTATATTTCCAAATTTGGCCCATTTGATTTGTTATAATTACAAATGCTCCAAGatcttattttacattattgCTAAGATAAAAAACTTGAAATATGTTTgacattaaaggtccagtgtgtaggatttaggtgaaagggatctattgtcAGAAACTAAATATAGAATAACCCTGATATTGATTTCAACAGTGTGTTTCACCTAAATTGTCTTTGGCTTTACCCTAAATTAGccctttatgtttaaatactctatatttaaatactttaattaaCATGTtctccatgttttttacagtagatcaaactggacaaacttaactcattttgagtttttatgacaactgaagtaATGACACTTATCctgaggggaacatgaatgtcCACATGCACAAAACCCCCTGGTAACCCCCACAATAGTTGGTAAGATATCATATTTTTACACAAAGTCCACATCTATTATCCTGtctttgtgttggtgtttgtgtttttgtatgttcCTCTCTACCTGTTTGAGTCCTCTGCAGAATCTCTCAAACACTCTCTTCATGTTGCCTCCCTTCTCCATGGAGATGACTCTGGTGTGGTCCTCCTCGTTCACCCAGATCAGGAAGGTCTTCTCATTGTTGTGCCTGTAGAAATCCAGCTACAGGAATTAAATAAAGAGCTCTCTGGGAAAATAGCTGCTTTCATTTCCAGAGAGGACTCACATAGGGTCATGAAGGAGCAGACTTTCTTATAGTCATTCATATATTCATGCTACTttgaaacatacacacacacatgctactACTGAGCTTCACAAGATGTAGGaagatatttaaaaagtttaacAAATCACTGGCACGTAAGGGTATTGCAAGAGGGTAGGTAGAGCAGGCAATTGCCTAGGGCCCCAAACTAAAAGGGAGCCCCAGGATCCATTTTGCCTAGGGCCCCCAAAGTCCCTTCATACACTCCTGCTGTCATGACTCAGCATGTAGAGGCTAGAGTGTAAATGGTGACACAGCAGACATGCAGGCAGGAGAGACGAACAGACCCTACCAGATGCCCCTGGCGTCTGGCCAGTCTCTGCCCATAAAGGCACAGGTCAACAGTGGAGAGACAGGcttgtcaaacaggaagtggtcctGAAGGTGGGTGGGTACAGGGAGGCAGGTTGAAGGAGAAAACACAGGGAGGGGATGTTAAAGAGGAGTAGAAGGATTGTTTTATAGTTTGGTGAGAcagcagtggtggaaagtaacttAGCAGTGGTGGAAGAAGTACTCAAATACTTTACCTAAGCAAAAGTATCTTTATGTAGATTATGTGTAAAACATACTCTGTTACAAATAAAAGTTCTGCATTAAAAAACTACGAGTAAAACAACGTAAGCAGAAAGATGTGAAAATCCAAGTTGTGGTTTGGTCCCTTTGACGCCTGTATTATTATACATGTATGTtaagggttaaggttaagggAAGTCTTTATTGTCCACAAGGGGCAATTTGGTTTGCAAACAGTGGTCatacaaccaacacacaactcaTACACATCATAAGAGTGCAtggaatacataaataaatataataaacaagAAGTCATCATGAAACTAGTTATATAACTGAGGGGACTAATGATCTCAAATATATTTATGATTTGGCTTTCCAATAGTACGTGTACCTCCTTACTGATGGCAGAAGTCAAACTTCTGTTGAGGGTCTGGTAGGATGACCTTTGCCCTCTAGTGGCTCTAACTTGGTAAACATGGCAGAGATCATTTAAGTTATCATTAACAAAACAtgataaaaatattttcaagagtgaactgcTGTTTGGAGGACGTCAGGATGCAACATGGCTGGAGACACTGATTTCCTCTTTCATCTTCAGTGTGTTGTAGTTTAAAAGCTTGTTATATCATCCATAACCTAAGAACTTTATCTTAAAAGTAACTAGTACCTACCATAAAATGGAAATAGTGAagtaaagtacaagtacctcaaattAGGGACAGCAGTTGAGTAAATGTGCTTTATTTTGACCACTTTACTCACTGGTGATTCAGTTCTGATTTTGGTACTTCTGTCTTCAGTATTTATCTGCAGGTTGGCATGGTTACACACGGTTATTAAATTCTCAGTCATGTAGCACTTTGAATGTTTTCCTTGAAAGTAATTTGACAGCAAAGCACTGCTAATTTTCCTTGTGTAAAAAGTCTGAGTGCTTCTCCCTCCACCACTGGAAGAATCTACAACCTCCCCCTACAGTGGAGAGCAGGAGAACTAAGTGAATGAGTGCACGTCACCGAACAGGAACTCTAGGACAGGAAAAGGGCATGTGGGTCATTAAAGTTCAGGGTGAGAATGCTTTAAACTGCATTTCCTTTATTTCCTCTGGATATCACAGAACAACATCAGCCTTACCAGATGCCCCTCGCGTCAGGCCAGTCCCGGGCCATGAAGGCCGATGTGAGTAATGGAGACACAGGcttgtcaaacaggaagtgatccTTATGTGGCGCAGCATGAGACGGTCAAAGCAGAAAGGTCAATAAAACTGAACCTACATTACCTCCTGGACTATGCGCATTTATATTGCAAGCTGTCAATAATGTGATTTGAGCAGGGGGAAAAGGAATGGTAAGAAATGATACAGCAGATATATAAGAGTGGTCCGAGATCTCAGGGACAAGGGAAACAATTTTCTTGCTCCTTTGAATAAGCCAAGATGAAACTCACAtcaatgagctgctgctgctgcttatcCGTCATGTCCCCCAGGCTGTAATACTGCCCAGCCAGGTCTTCCTTCAGGCCGGCCAGGGCCGTGACAACCACTCGCTCCACCTCGCGGCGCTCGGCCCTCGAACAGGCGGGGGGGAGGCTCAGCCCGCGGATACTGCGTCCGGTCCTGACACGGGACGAAAGGACGTATTTCTCATCAAACACGCCGTTGGTTATCtggaaatgagaaaagaaaatatgaaaagtattttgaagaaaatatttgataggTTCAGGAAATGTATGGATGGAGGGGTAAgggagtggtggggggggtaaTGATGGAAACACCTTGGAGGCTTCCAGATCAGTCGGGTGTATCATGGTTCTGGGGTCGTAGCCGTTGTGCCTGTCTTTAATGATGGGGTCGAAGAGCTCAGCAAACACCTGCAGGGAACAGTTCACAGGTCAAGTGTGGAAGTCTGGattcaaaagtgtgtgtgtgtgtgtgtgtgtgtgtgttggtgtagaAAGAAtgagtttattttaataaagtcaAGTATTCATTTCCAAGATTAAAAAGGAACTTTTAAGCCATACACTAAATTTTGGAGTCATTcattgattgatagattgattgagAACAAACTGTGACCTTCGACCTCTCTTACCTCGTAGCTCTCCTCGTCACCAGCCACACACCCCACCGTCTTGATGAAAGGATGCCCGGGGTTGTCCACTCCAGTTTGGATGGACTGGTCCAGGGTCCAGTTGTTGGGGGTGACCTTGTCCCTCAGTCTGGCATAAATGGCCGGAGTCAGAGAGGCGGCCATGcagttgttgtgtttcctcaggtCAGGGTAGTCAGAGCTACAGGGGTATAGACAAGATTTTGTGCTTTCAATGCAGATTTGCTTTTAAAGACTTTCTACACCCATTCCATCAAACATCACATTCTAAAACCTTTTCTTCCGATCCCATCCTAGCATCCAGTTTCAAAAGGAAGGCGCTCTCAAAATGTCACTGTCATGAAAACTAAATTCTGACTTCCATGAGAAGGAGACCCCAGGACTTTACAAGTCAGACCCcagacaaacagaaaccagCCAGTGCTCCCATCTTGTAAATAAtagtttattaatttattagtCAACTGATATCAAATAAGTTGGAAACAGTTTAGATcatctttaaaatgttaaattcatattttaagCATTAATACCAAAACGTGAATTGGTTCAATACAAATATTAGCTACTTTTCACAATTCAGTGACAACATAATTAAAATTTTGGTGATTTTCAATTCTAATCAGTAAACATAAGCAATTTAAAATACATCAAGCTGGTCTTAAGGGACTAATGATGGACACTTGATCTGACATTTCATTGACCAGACACCctattgaaaacaaaaaatagtgATTGTAAGCAGCCTTACAGTACTTGTATGATGGTGTTTTCTGTATATTCACAAATTCAAATGCTCAAAAACCTCTGCTCTGACACAGGCTCAACACCAGGGCCACATCCTGGAGGACTGAAGACCAGTCCCAGCTGATGTTCTACTATTTACTGGTGCAAATTTCTGACATATCAGTCAAGTGTGGAGACCTGGATGATGTGGAGTTAACCTGGGTTTTGGGGGcgggagagagaggctgtgagTGTgcaagagatagagagagagagggtgagggagagtGAGTCAAAGGTAACGCAGAGGAAACCTGAGAGCGTTGGTGATACCACAGGATGATGCCAACATGGCTGGTGTGCCCTCTCCATACTCACTGGGTATGTGCTGACATGAAACGCACTGTCACAGCGGGCCTCAAAACACATCTGTTGATTCTGTACAGTTTCACTTTtgaaaaaacatacaaatgagCTCATGAAGTATTTCTACTGATGTCGCCTCAGTTGCTTCTCTGGTCGAAACATAAAGCAGTGAGTCACTCGTCTGAAATGTGCAAGTGATGTGAAGCACGTAgtcagtgtctgtgttgtcGGGGCAGATAATAACAGAGCTTGGACCACTGGGTGACTCATCAAGGCCGTCCATCCACTGGAATTTGAGAAAAACCCAGCGAATGATGCCTCCTACTGTTCTCCGCCCAGTTGCGGAtctaggtttttttttttaaatcaggggCCAAAAAGAGGCCACAACTTATTTACAATGTAAAGGCCCTACGTGGAGATTTTAACTGGTTATGGAAAagtcttattttaatattgctACCTATGACCTACAGAAGAAAATGAGACTATCAGGGAGACAAATTGACTTTTTCTATGAACTATTCTTAATGTCTGTGGTCTGGGAGGAGCAACGATTTACTGCAGTGAGACTCCAGGTCTCTTTTACAAGCAAGATGGATGAGATCACAATGagaattatattacattaccTCATTGCTATGCATCctgcaaacagctgtgtgtaATGTTGTGGTTTGATATTCCAGCCAACTTTAAGCTCCTATACATTAACTGACTTGGTATACTCTCAGGTGGGATGTTCCATTTGCCCACAAGAGAATGGGGGAATATGGATTTCTCATACCTGTGTACATGTATTTATTCTCTATGGTTATGTTAGATCAGTTCTAACATTGTTAGAAGATTGTGTTAACTGATAAATGGGTTCTTGTTTAATGTAtcttcatttttatattaatatgttGATTATTTTGAGCTGTGGCGGGTGCCcaggaatctctctctctcagtctgcaTTTGAAGCAGAGAGACAGTGTTCTGAGAAGAGGATGTAAACTGATGCAGTCCTTGTTTCCTGTTACATCATTACAGTAAAGAACCATCCGCCCCTGACTCTGCCTCCTTCTTACTGTATATGTGGCCTTCATGTTAGCCTGTCTTACCTGGGAGGATACAGCATCTTCTTCGCCTCGGCAGCAAGAGAATTGTTTTCATTCAGCAGGAAGCCAGTCGCCAACGTTCCCGCGCCCAAGCTGGCCAACAGCACAGCCGTGTTGCGGCCAGAGATCATTCGTGTGAAAGAGTTTGCCATCTCTCTGCTTGTTCTGTTCAGACTCTGTCAGTAGAAAAAGAGCTGCGGAGAAAGAGAGTCAGTGTATTGTTAAACTCTTCAAATGTGATGAATAAAGAACAAGGCAAACAATGTGGAAGTTCATGAAACAGCACTTAAGATTAGAAGGATTGACTGAAGCCTTTTCACAGGGTCACATGTGCATGGCCACCTGCCAACTCGACACGTCCAATCATATTTGTGAAGGTGTACAGTACCGCCATGATATTTTCACTATGTCACagtattaattatattttagtATGTCATTATTTGCTATTTTAGTTAGATTTTATCTTTGTAATTTTGTCTGTCATTATACACTTACTTCCCAGGTTGTAACCACGAGCTCACGACTTTGCCAACTAACTGCTGC encodes:
- the LOC133009768 gene encoding ubiquitin-conjugating enzyme E2 L3-like isoform X1; translated protein: MPASRRLTKELGDIRKSGLRHFRNIQVDESNILTWQGLIVPDCPPYDKGAFRIEIIFPVEYPFKPPKVTFKTKIYHPNIDEKGQVCLPIVSVENWKPATTTIQVIDDLIALVSDIQPEHPLRADLAEEYTKDQGKFMKNAEEFTKEHSEKRPMD
- the LOC133009768 gene encoding ubiquitin-conjugating enzyme E2 L3-like isoform X2, with product MPASRRLTKDCPPYDKGAFRIEIIFPVEYPFKPPKVTFKTKIYHPNIDEKGQVCLPIVSVENWKPATTTIQVIDDLIALVSDIQPEHPLRADLAEEYTKDQGKFMKNAEEFTKEHSEKRPMD
- the ckmt2a gene encoding creatine kinase, mitochondrial 2a (sarcomeric) isoform X1 → MANSFTRMISGRNTAVLLASLGAGTLATGFLLNENNSLAAEAKKMLYPPSSDYPDLRKHNNCMAASLTPAIYARLRDKVTPNNWTLDQSIQTGVDNPGHPFIKTVGCVAGDEESYEVFAELFDPIIKDRHNGYDPRTMIHPTDLEASKITNGVFDEKYVLSSRVRTGRSIRGLSLPPACSRAERREVERVVVTALAGLKEDLAGQYYSLGDMTDKQQQQLIDDHFLFDKPVSPLLTSAFMARDWPDARGIWHNNEKTFLIWVNEEDHTRVISMEKGGNMKRVFERFCRGLKQVEHLIQERGWEFMWNEHLGYILTCPSNLGTGLRAGVHVRLPKLSQDQRFSKILDHLRLQKRGTGGVDTAATGDTFDISNNDRLGKSEVELVQMLVDGVNYLIECEKKLEKGHDIKVPAPVAQFRK
- the ckmt2a gene encoding creatine kinase, mitochondrial 2a (sarcomeric) isoform X2, encoding MANSFTRMISGRNTAVLLASLGAGTLATGFLLNENNSLAAEAKKMLYPPSSDYPDLRKHNNCMAASLTPAIYARLRDKVTPNNWTLDQSIQTGVDNPGHPFIKTVGCVAGDEESYEVFAELFDPIIKDRHNGYDPRTMIHPTDLEASKITNGVFDEKYVLSSRVRTGRSIRGLSLPPACSRAERREVERVVVTALAGLKEDLAGQYYSLGDMTDKQQQQLIDDHFLFDKPVSPLLTCAFMGRDWPDARGIWHNNEKTFLIWVNEEDHTRVISMEKGGNMKRVFERFCRGLKQVEHLIQERGWEFMWNEHLGYILTCPSNLGTGLRAGVHVRLPKLSQDQRFSKILDHLRLQKRGTGGVDTAATGDTFDISNNDRLGKSEVELVQMLVDGVNYLIECEKKLEKGHDIKVPAPVAQFRK